CCGACGTTGGAGGGATTGAGCGGGCTCAACCTGCCTGACTCGATTCGCATGGGACAACGGCTTACCGGCATGACGTCCGGACAAGCCTCATTTCCGGTGGCGCCTTCGGTGTTCAAGTTCCGGCAATGTGGCCAGAGCGGGATTTGGCTGAGCGAGTTGCTGCCGCATCTCGGTACTGTTGCGGATGATCTCGCTGTGATTCGATCGATGTACACCGAGGCCATCAATCACGACCCCGCGATCACGTTCTTCCAGACCGGGATGCAAATTGCCGGACGGCCGAGCATCGGCGCCTGGCTGTCGTACGGGCTGGGAAGCGATAACCAGGACTTGCCCGCTTACGTCGTGCTCACGTCCAAGGGCACCGGCCGACGGGACGATCAGCCGCTGTATGATCGGCTGTGGGGTTCCGGCTTCCTCCCCACACGCTATCAAGGGGTCAAGTTCCGTAACTCCGGCGATCCCGTTTCGTACTTGTCTGATCCTGACGGCATCGATCGCGCAGCGCGCCGAGAAATGTTGGACGAGCTTGCCGCGCTCAATCGCATCAAGCATGACACCGTCGGTGACCCGGAGATTGCCACGCGCATCGCGCAGTATGAATTGGCGTTCCGCATGCAGGCCTCAGTGCCGGAACTTGCGGACATCTCGCAGGAGCCAAAGCACATTCTGGACTCCTACGGCCCGGAAGTGAGCAAGCCAGGCACATACGCCTACAATTGCCTGCAGGCGCGGCGGATGGCGGAACGCGGCGTGCGGTTCATCCAGCTCTTCCACATGGGCTGGGATCAAC
Above is a window of Planctomycetia bacterium DNA encoding:
- a CDS encoding DUF1501 domain-containing protein; translation: MLPARQVQALSAWQDRLNRRTFLSRSACGLGMAALGALEAQRSSAATATPSLGIGSLPHFPPKAKRVIYLFQSGAPSQMELYDHKPTLEGLSGLNLPDSIRMGQRLTGMTSGQASFPVAPSVFKFRQCGQSGIWLSELLPHLGTVADDLAVIRSMYTEAINHDPAITFFQTGMQIAGRPSIGAWLSYGLGSDNQDLPAYVVLTSKGTGRRDDQPLYDRLWGSGFLPTRYQGVKFRNSGDPVSYLSDPDGIDRAARREMLDELAALNRIKHDTVGDPEIATRIAQYELAFRMQASVPELADISQEPKHILDSYGPEVSKPGTYAYNCLQARRMAERGVRFIQLFHMGWDQHFNLPKAIAGQCYDTDQPSAALINDLRQRGLLEDTLIVWGGEFGRTVYSQGKLTPEDYGRDHHPRCFSVWLAGAGIKGGTTYGETDDYCYNIVDKPVHVRDLHATILHLLGIDHERFTYKFQGLDARLTGVETSHLVTGVFK